A region of the Euwallacea similis isolate ESF13 chromosome 10, ESF131.1, whole genome shotgun sequence genome:
aCGACCAGTTCTGTATAAACACAATACTTCAGCaatcattttttgaaactacTACAATATGACTTAATTAAGTCAAGTATTAAACAGTATTAGCAGACGAACATTCTTTGGTTGCTGTGGAACTGaacaaattgcagaaaaagCTATCTGCAGAATGAGATATATGCACAAAAGCATTGATGGttgaaaaaacctaaaaaaattgtgattaatTCTATATTGAACGGTAACTATTGGTACTGGTACTGAACAGTAAGTAAATGACTTCCTAGTTTGTTAGCTTTAGCAACCAGGAAATGGGCCTTAATGTATAGTAATCGCTCAAAAATAGGCTGGTCGTACAAAAAGTAAGTATGtgtatcaaattttaactaCTATAGTGTCTGTATCTTTCACGCTAAAGTAACTGAGCTCTTTAGTCTCATCATCGAGGGGAATTTCGAACGTACTCTCGGCTTGGCAAACTAGCTCGGGAATATCTTGTAGCTTAAAAAGTCTttgacttaaaattttcaatttttgcacCAACATTGACGGAGACACTCTCTTCACTACGGATCGACCGTTGCAAAGGAGATTCAGGCTGATAAGAGTGTCCTTTAACTTGCTCGTGTCCTCCACTTTTAGCTCATCTGCTTGAAGCTCTCCATATACTGAAATTTAAAGTCAAGAAAATGTCTTTGATAAATGTGGAATATTTACAGTCAATGAGCTCCAAGTAACGATTGTGCTGCTTAAGAAATGAGCATCTCTCAGGGCTGTTTTTCACTCGCAACCACTCCAAGccatactttttcaaatagtcATATTCGCATCCACGCCTAAACTTGTCTCCTATCCTCAATTCCCCTACCAGCTTCCTTCCATTATGAAGCTAAATGGTTCAATTATGAGTGAGttcaaaaaagagaaaatttgtAGTCACCTTTAAAGTCCCTATTTTAGCCACCACAAGTGCTATGGCAGTATCTGCATTCTCAGCATTTAAAACTGGATTATTCAAAAACCTAAGCTCCTCCAAATTGGGAAGTCTATTCAATTCACTAACGGACGTCCACTAAAACCTCTCAGCTATTTATCTCCAACTCAATCCCCCTAATCACTTACATCATTTATCCCATTATTGCTAATGGATAATTTAgtcaaattatgaaaataatccaCCTTAGCTGAGTCAGTCTTAAAGTCGATTTTCTCCAAACTAATGCTCCCTATTGACAAACTGTTCAGGCTCTTTATGTGTTTCAATTTGACTATTTCATCCCAGCTCTTAATTGGATTATATTCTAAATCAAGACCTTccaagttttgaaaattattcttttcttCAGTGAAAAGGTCACTTATTTGATTGTTATTTGCTCTAAGCTCATTAATATTAGGAAATACATTTGAAAGTGTTATGATATCAGGCCATGTGAGGTTCATAAAACCACAAATAAATATGGTGATGTTAGGAAAAATGTGGCTGCAGCtttctggaaat
Encoded here:
- the Tbce gene encoding tubulin-specific chaperone E, which translates into the protein MVSSENLDFTEAVGCRIESVGYFGVVRFIGNLPGHVGNWYGIEWDDPDRGKHNGTVNGVQYFQTKHLTSGSFVRREKINFGKSLIKAIITKYGEEESDIVKKIHEQQIVSLQKTIKAPFIEFVGFDKVSTKQSDFKSLKVVSVRAHHVSSIEEPPALQTYFPNIRQLDLSKNLFTSWQDVFDICTQLNQLYSLNVSENLLKFPESCSHIFPNITIFICGFMNLTWPDIITLSNVFPNINELRANNNQISDLFTEEKNNFQNLEGLDLEYNPIKSWDEIVKLKHIKSLNSLSIGSISLEKIDFKTDSAKVDYFHNLTKLSISNNGINDWTSVSELNRLPNLEELRFLNNPVLNAENADTAIALVVAKIGTLKLHNGRKLVGELRIGDKFRRGCEYDYLKKYGLEWLRVKNSPERCSFLKQHNRYLELIDLYGELQADELKVEDTSKLKDTLISLNLLCNGRSVVKRVSPSMLVQKLKILSQRLFKLQDIPELVCQAESTFEIPLDDETKELSYFSVKDTDTIVVKI